The Enterococcus rotai genome includes a window with the following:
- the purH gene encoding bifunctional phosphoribosylaminoimidazolecarboxamide formyltransferase/IMP cyclohydrolase — translation MIKKRALISVSDKAGVIAFAKGLVEQGVEIISTGGTKAVLEQAGVSTIGIEEITDFPEMMDGRVKTLHPKIHGGLLGRRDLSHHMEAMEAHGIQPIDFVCVNLYPFKETILKEDVTREEAIENIDIGGPSMLRSAAKNHQFVTVVVDPKDYEQVLLELSENGETTLATRQKLAAKVFRHTAAYDALIANYLTEAVGEKETETLTLTYELKQELRYGENSHQQAAFYQNALPVSFSIASAKQLHGKELSYNNIKDADAAIRISREFDQPAVVAVKHMNPCGVGVGETINEAYQSAYEADPVSIFGGIIVLNREVDVQTAEKMHKLFLEIIIAPSFSDEAFSVLSSKKNLRLMTLDFSAKDQAIENEFVSVLGGLLVQNQDIVQEQAKNWKVVTKRQPTSEELKALEFAWKTVKHVKSNAIVVANSQQTLGIGAGQMNRVGSVQIAIDQAGTKVDQAVLASDAFFPMSDSVEYAGKHGIKAIIQPGGSIKDQESIEMADKYGITMVFTDSRHFRH, via the coding sequence ATGATAAAGAAAAGAGCGTTGATCAGTGTTTCAGATAAAGCAGGTGTCATTGCATTTGCTAAAGGATTGGTGGAACAAGGTGTTGAGATTATTTCGACAGGTGGGACCAAAGCGGTGCTTGAGCAAGCCGGGGTTTCAACAATCGGTATTGAAGAAATAACAGATTTCCCCGAGATGATGGATGGGCGTGTAAAAACATTACATCCAAAGATTCATGGTGGTTTATTAGGTCGCCGTGATCTGAGTCATCACATGGAAGCGATGGAAGCGCATGGCATTCAGCCAATCGATTTTGTTTGTGTAAATCTTTATCCATTTAAAGAAACAATTTTGAAAGAAGATGTAACACGAGAAGAAGCGATTGAAAATATTGATATTGGTGGACCAAGCATGTTAAGAAGTGCTGCAAAAAATCATCAATTTGTGACGGTGGTCGTAGATCCAAAAGATTATGAACAAGTCTTACTAGAGCTTTCTGAAAATGGCGAAACAACCCTCGCGACAAGACAAAAGCTGGCAGCAAAAGTGTTTCGTCACACAGCAGCCTATGATGCGTTAATTGCCAATTATTTGACGGAGGCTGTTGGTGAAAAAGAAACTGAAACATTGACCCTTACGTATGAGTTAAAGCAGGAATTGCGTTATGGCGAAAATAGTCACCAACAAGCGGCTTTTTATCAAAATGCACTACCCGTTTCGTTTTCAATTGCCAGTGCTAAACAACTTCACGGTAAAGAATTATCTTATAATAATATTAAAGATGCTGATGCAGCTATTCGCATCTCTAGAGAATTTGATCAACCAGCTGTCGTAGCAGTCAAACATATGAACCCTTGCGGTGTTGGCGTTGGAGAAACAATCAACGAAGCGTATCAATCTGCTTATGAAGCAGATCCAGTTTCGATTTTTGGTGGTATCATTGTGTTGAATCGTGAAGTAGATGTACAAACGGCTGAAAAAATGCATAAATTATTTCTAGAAATTATTATTGCGCCGAGTTTTTCAGACGAAGCCTTTAGTGTTTTAAGTAGCAAAAAGAACCTTCGCTTAATGACATTAGATTTTTCAGCAAAAGATCAAGCTATCGAAAACGAATTTGTTTCAGTTTTAGGTGGATTGCTAGTTCAAAATCAAGATATCGTTCAAGAACAAGCAAAAAACTGGAAAGTAGTAACTAAACGTCAACCAACTAGTGAAGAATTAAAAGCACTAGAATTCGCTTGGAAAACAGTCAAGCATGTAAAAAGCAATGCCATTGTTGTTGCAAATAGTCAGCAAACATTAGGGATCGGAGCAGGACAAATGAATCGCGTTGGGTCGGTTCAAATTGCGATCGATCAAGCTGGGACTAAAGTTGATCAGGCAGTGTTAGCGAGTGATGCTTTTTTCCCAATGAGCGATAGTGTTGAGTATGCAGGTAAGCATGGGATAAAAGCAATTATTCAACCAGGTGGCAGTATAAAGGATCAAGAATCGATCGAGATGGCAGATAAATATGGTATTACGATGGTCTTTACTGATAGTAGACACTTTAGACATTAA
- the purN gene encoding phosphoribosylglycinamide formyltransferase, giving the protein MKLAIFASGNGSNFQAIAEAVAAGEIEAEITLLFCDKKDAYVVQRARAMSIPVISFAPKDFESKAMYEAEILHLLEEEQIDLVVLAGYMRIIGPTLLEVFSKRMINIHPSLLPEFPGLHGIRDAFLAEVPETGVTIHYVDDGVDTGPIIAQEKVRITSFDTLDSLEKKIHTIEHKLFPSVLAQLIKTQQGESH; this is encoded by the coding sequence ATGAAGTTAGCGATATTTGCCTCAGGTAATGGGAGTAATTTTCAAGCAATCGCTGAAGCTGTAGCAGCTGGAGAAATCGAGGCAGAAATCACTTTATTATTTTGTGACAAAAAAGATGCTTATGTTGTTCAGCGAGCAAGAGCCATGTCGATTCCAGTGATTTCATTTGCACCGAAAGATTTTGAGTCAAAAGCCATGTATGAAGCAGAGATTCTTCATTTACTTGAGGAAGAACAAATAGATTTGGTCGTTTTAGCAGGCTATATGAGAATCATTGGACCGACTTTGTTAGAAGTTTTTTCAAAGCGAATGATCAATATTCATCCATCGTTATTACCTGAATTCCCTGGTTTACACGGAATCAGAGATGCCTTTCTTGCAGAAGTGCCAGAAACGGGTGTAACAATTCATTATGTCGATGACGGTGTTGATACTGGTCCAATTATAGCGCAAGAAAAAGTCAGGATCACTTCTTTTGACACCCTTGATTCTTTAGAAAAAAAAATCCATACTATAGAGCATAAGCTATTTCCCAGTGTTTTGGCCCAACTTATTAAAACCCAGCAAGGAGAGAGTCATTGA
- the purM gene encoding phosphoribosylformylglycinamidine cyclo-ligase, with the protein MGNAYTKAGVDVEAGYEVVERIKKHVKRTERIGVMGALGGFGGCFDLSAVEVKEPVLVSGTDGVGTKLMVAIQENKHDTIGIDCVAMCVNDIVAQGAEPLYFLDYIATGKNRPERLEQVVAGVAEGCLQAGAALIGGETAEMPGMYGENDYDLAGFAVGIAEKRQLITGENIREGDVLLGLSSSGIHSNGYSLVREIFFKTHQFTGESLIPELNEKPLGSVLLTPTKIYVKSILPLIKQELVNGIAHITGGGFVENIPRMLPENLSAELQLGSWPVLPIFTTLEKYGQIPTMEMYEIFNMGIGMVLAVSPEKVSVVQTILNELDESSHIIGKITKKAKQAVVFKEV; encoded by the coding sequence ATGGGAAATGCCTATACAAAAGCAGGCGTTGATGTTGAAGCAGGCTATGAAGTCGTGGAAAGAATCAAGAAACATGTGAAACGAACCGAACGAATCGGTGTGATGGGGGCGTTAGGTGGTTTTGGTGGTTGTTTTGATTTAAGTGCGGTGGAAGTGAAGGAGCCTGTCTTGGTCTCGGGGACAGATGGTGTGGGAACCAAATTAATGGTGGCGATTCAAGAAAACAAACATGATACGATTGGGATCGATTGTGTGGCGATGTGCGTGAATGATATTGTTGCACAAGGTGCTGAGCCGCTTTATTTTTTAGATTATATTGCGACTGGAAAAAATCGACCAGAAAGATTAGAACAAGTGGTAGCAGGTGTCGCCGAAGGATGCCTTCAAGCGGGTGCTGCTTTGATTGGCGGTGAAACTGCTGAAATGCCTGGCATGTATGGTGAAAATGATTATGACCTAGCAGGATTTGCTGTAGGCATCGCTGAAAAACGGCAATTGATTACAGGTGAAAACATTCGAGAAGGAGACGTTCTTCTTGGCTTATCTTCAAGCGGGATTCATTCAAACGGGTATTCACTCGTGCGGGAAATTTTCTTTAAAACCCATCAATTTACTGGAGAAAGTCTAATTCCGGAGTTAAATGAAAAGCCTTTGGGTTCGGTACTTTTAACGCCAACAAAAATTTATGTTAAGTCAATACTGCCACTAATAAAACAGGAATTAGTGAATGGTATTGCTCATATTACTGGTGGTGGTTTTGTTGAAAATATCCCTAGAATGCTTCCAGAAAATCTATCAGCTGAGTTACAGCTTGGCAGCTGGCCCGTGCTACCCATTTTTACAACGTTGGAAAAATATGGTCAGATCCCAACAATGGAGATGTATGAAATTTTCAATATGGGAATTGGGATGGTTTTAGCTGTTTCGCCTGAAAAAGTTAGTGTTGTTCAAACGATTTTAAATGAACTAGATGAGTCAAGTCATATTATTGGAAAAATCACTAAAAAAGCGAAACAAGCTGTTGTTTTTAAAGAGGTGTAA
- the purF gene encoding amidophosphoribosyltransferase, with amino-acid sequence MSYEVKSLNEECGIFGIWGHPDAARVTYFGLHSLQHRGQEGAGIVSNQDGRLNGYRGLGLLSEVFKDDRSLASLSGHAAIGHVRYATAGNGSVDNIQPFLFKFYDGACGLAHNGNLTNAKSLRKELEQNGAIFHSNSDTEILMHLIRRSKQPTFIDQLKESLQTVKGGFAYLLMTETAMIAALDPNAFRPLSIGQMKNGAYVVTSETCALEVIGATFVRDVGPGELIIIDDSGYKIEQYTQETQYSICSMEYIYFARPDSNIAGVNVHTARKNMGKRLAQEAPVEADMVVGVPNSSLSAASGYAEASGIPYEMGLVKNQYIARTFIQPTQELREQGVRMKLSAVRGVVEGKRVIMVDDSIVRGTTSRRIVQLLKDAGAKEVHVRIASPPLRFPCFYGIDIQTRKELIAANHSVSEIEQLIKADSLGFLSEQGLIDSIGLNYDAPYSGLCMAYFNGDYPTPLYDYEMNYQASLKEKNSFATLN; translated from the coding sequence GGTATTTTTGGTATTTGGGGACACCCAGATGCAGCTCGAGTGACCTATTTTGGTTTGCATAGCTTACAGCATCGAGGGCAAGAAGGAGCTGGTATTGTCTCTAATCAAGATGGTAGGCTAAATGGCTATCGAGGACTAGGGTTGTTATCAGAAGTGTTTAAAGATGATCGATCTTTAGCCTCTTTAAGTGGTCATGCCGCAATCGGCCATGTTCGCTATGCTACAGCTGGTAATGGCAGTGTCGATAATATCCAACCATTTTTATTCAAATTTTATGATGGTGCTTGTGGCTTAGCTCATAACGGTAATTTAACCAATGCAAAAAGCTTGAGAAAAGAGTTAGAGCAAAATGGTGCGATCTTTCATTCAAATTCTGATACGGAAATCTTGATGCATTTGATTCGACGTAGTAAACAACCAACATTTATCGATCAGCTAAAAGAAAGTTTACAGACTGTTAAAGGTGGATTTGCTTATCTTTTGATGACTGAAACTGCGATGATAGCGGCTCTTGATCCAAATGCATTTCGACCATTGTCTATTGGTCAAATGAAAAATGGTGCTTATGTCGTCACAAGTGAAACCTGCGCTCTAGAAGTGATCGGTGCTACTTTTGTTCGAGATGTAGGACCGGGAGAATTGATCATTATTGATGATTCTGGGTACAAAATAGAACAGTATACGCAAGAAACGCAATATTCGATTTGCTCAATGGAATACATTTACTTTGCAAGACCTGATTCAAATATTGCAGGAGTAAATGTCCATACTGCACGTAAAAATATGGGGAAACGTTTAGCGCAAGAAGCGCCAGTTGAAGCAGATATGGTAGTAGGAGTCCCGAATTCTTCGCTTTCTGCTGCAAGTGGTTATGCGGAAGCAAGTGGTATTCCTTATGAAATGGGCTTAGTGAAAAATCAATATATCGCGCGAACCTTCATCCAACCTACTCAAGAATTGCGAGAACAAGGGGTCAGAATGAAGCTGTCAGCAGTTCGTGGTGTTGTCGAAGGAAAACGAGTGATCATGGTAGATGATTCAATCGTGCGGGGCACAACTAGTCGTCGGATTGTTCAATTACTTAAAGATGCTGGGGCAAAAGAAGTTCATGTCCGCATTGCGTCACCTCCATTAAGATTTCCTTGTTTTTATGGGATCGATATTCAAACAAGGAAAGAATTGATTGCGGCCAACCATTCTGTTTCTGAAATAGAACAGCTGATCAAAGCTGATTCGTTAGGCTTTTTAAGTGAGCAAGGACTGATTGATTCAATTGGGTTGAATTATGATGCACCTTATTCTGGACTTTGTATGGCTTATTTTAATGGCGATTATCCAACGCCGTTATATGATTATGAAATGAACTATCAAGCATCATTAAAAGAGAAAAACAGTTTTGCCACATTAAATTGA